One Desulfonatronum thiodismutans DNA segment encodes these proteins:
- a CDS encoding C40 family peptidase yields MRNPAISKNASVTSGFFALLVRLNIRTSISKIAVLLLPFVFLAILAGCGARHPPPRPAIPGSAAESIVQTALSKTGRPYSRGGTSPRVGFDCSGLVVWVYGKHGVKLPRTARDQSRAGSVVPYNQLQGGDLIFFRIGGRGAYHVGIATGRGTFIHSPRPGQRVREESLFDRYWQQRLIAVRRVL; encoded by the coding sequence ATGAGGAATCCCGCCATTTCCAAGAACGCTTCCGTGACGTCGGGCTTTTTTGCTCTCTTGGTCCGCCTGAATATCAGGACGAGTATTTCCAAAATTGCCGTCTTGTTGTTGCCGTTCGTCTTCCTGGCCATTCTGGCTGGTTGCGGAGCCAGGCATCCTCCGCCGCGACCCGCTATTCCCGGCAGTGCGGCGGAATCCATCGTTCAGACCGCTTTGAGCAAAACTGGTCGGCCTTACTCCCGGGGTGGGACTTCTCCCCGTGTCGGATTTGATTGTTCCGGGCTTGTGGTCTGGGTCTACGGCAAGCATGGAGTGAAGCTTCCTCGCACGGCGCGGGACCAGTCCCGGGCGGGGAGCGTGGTCCCTTATAATCAGCTTCAGGGCGGAGATTTGATCTTTTTCCGGATCGGCGGTCGGGGGGCATACCACGTGGGCATTGCCACCGGACGGGGAACCTTTATCCACAGTCCGAGGCCGGGCCAGCGGGTCCGCGAGGAAAGCCTGTTCGACAGATACTGGCAACAACGCCTGATCGCCGTACGCCGGGTTCTCTGA
- a CDS encoding polyprenyl synthetase family protein — translation MMKAYLSELGREVDRYLATCLKRPGVPDPLLQAMEYSLLAGGKRLRPVLCLVWAEMVGEPRAHVLPAAAALECIHTYSLIHDDLPAMDDDDLRRGKPSNHKRFGEALAILAGDALLTEAFGLLFSCAVPAERMLAAGRELARAAGAAGMVGGQVLDMQWTGGTATEKDLSRMQELKTGAMIRASCVCGALLGGATEVDLARAADYGTHIGRAFQITDDILDVIGDQAVLGKPVGSDQDLGKVTYPALIGLEASRDLARSHTDQALAALDVFSDAPDISDLTRRHAWFLRELAEYILTRAT, via the coding sequence ATGATGAAAGCATACCTTTCTGAACTGGGACGCGAGGTCGATCGCTATCTAGCCACGTGCCTCAAGCGCCCCGGCGTCCCGGATCCGCTTCTTCAGGCCATGGAATACAGCCTGCTGGCCGGAGGCAAGCGACTGCGCCCGGTTTTGTGTCTGGTTTGGGCGGAAATGGTCGGCGAACCCCGGGCTCATGTCCTACCCGCGGCCGCGGCCCTGGAGTGCATCCATACTTATTCGTTGATCCATGACGATCTTCCGGCCATGGATGACGACGATCTGCGCCGGGGCAAGCCTTCCAACCACAAGCGCTTCGGGGAAGCCCTGGCCATTCTGGCCGGAGACGCCTTGCTCACCGAGGCTTTCGGCCTGCTCTTCTCCTGCGCCGTCCCGGCCGAGCGGATGCTCGCCGCCGGACGGGAGCTGGCCCGGGCCGCCGGAGCCGCCGGGATGGTCGGGGGGCAGGTGCTGGACATGCAATGGACCGGGGGCACGGCGACGGAGAAGGACCTCTCCCGCATGCAGGAACTCAAGACCGGAGCCATGATCCGCGCTTCCTGCGTCTGCGGGGCGCTTCTGGGCGGAGCCACGGAGGTGGATTTGGCCCGGGCCGCGGACTATGGGACGCACATCGGCCGAGCCTTTCAGATCACGGACGACATTCTGGACGTCATCGGCGATCAAGCCGTCCTGGGCAAGCCCGTGGGCAGCGACCAGGACCTGGGCAAGGTCACCTACCCCGCCCTGATCGGACTGGAAGCCAGCCGTGATCTGGCCCGCTCGCATACGGACCAAGCCCTCGCCGCTCTGGACGTGTTTTCGGACGCGCCGGACATCTCTGACCTCACGCGCCGCCACGCCTGGTTCCTACGGGAACTGGCCGAGTATATCCTGACCCGGGCGACCTGA
- the xseB gene encoding exodeoxyribonuclease VII small subunit — MRAKKKEPGFDAKLAELQGIVARLENEDLPLEAGVALFKEGVVLARNCRKQLESARNEVMVLSQGLLEPFEQEDSAADPQSAVSENDDESIPF; from the coding sequence ATGCGCGCGAAAAAAAAGGAACCGGGCTTTGACGCCAAGCTGGCCGAGCTTCAAGGCATCGTGGCTCGCCTGGAAAACGAGGACCTGCCGCTGGAAGCCGGGGTCGCCCTGTTCAAGGAAGGCGTCGTGCTGGCCAGGAACTGCCGCAAGCAGTTGGAGTCGGCCAGAAATGAAGTCATGGTCCTGTCCCAAGGTCTTTTGGAGCCTTTTGAACAGGAAGATTCCGCCGCCGACCCGCAATCCGCCGTATCGGAGAACGATGATGAAAGCATACCTTTCTGA
- a CDS encoding DUF933 domain-containing protein: MKTALIGFAGAGKSELFAALAGAAAVPSGRAMVKVPEPRLTPLAELYKPPKITFTEIELLDLPGAAGAKGGGLGDRVLNEVRPYDCLLALLDGFSGAAEPMDQLQAMEADFLIADLAVVEKRLERIAQDKKKTKLLHDPEEEAALLQAKEHLDRERPLRENETLLALPKLRGFRFLSAKPVLWAWNVGEDKLADVTVPEAGPGAVHIAVSARLERELAELQDDEERNAFMQDLGMKRSALDLVVGGVYNLLGLITFLTAGEKEVRAWPLRAGQPAQEAAGVIHSDIQRGFIRAEVLGWEDFLACKTFKTAKERGLLRLEGKEYVVRDGDIIEFRFNV, from the coding sequence ATGAAAACTGCATTGATAGGATTTGCCGGGGCGGGCAAGAGCGAACTGTTCGCGGCCCTGGCCGGAGCGGCGGCCGTGCCCTCCGGGCGGGCCATGGTCAAGGTTCCTGAACCGCGCCTGACGCCCCTGGCCGAACTGTATAAACCGCCCAAGATCACCTTCACGGAAATCGAACTGCTGGACCTGCCCGGAGCGGCCGGGGCCAAGGGTGGGGGCCTGGGGGACCGGGTGCTCAACGAAGTCCGACCCTACGACTGTCTGCTCGCGCTCCTGGATGGATTTTCCGGAGCGGCCGAGCCTATGGACCAGCTTCAGGCCATGGAGGCGGACTTTTTGATCGCCGATCTGGCCGTGGTGGAAAAGCGCCTGGAACGCATCGCCCAGGACAAGAAAAAAACCAAGCTTCTCCACGATCCGGAAGAGGAAGCGGCCCTGCTGCAGGCCAAGGAACACCTGGACCGAGAACGCCCCTTGCGGGAAAACGAGACATTGCTGGCCCTGCCCAAACTGCGCGGCTTCCGCTTTTTGTCGGCCAAACCCGTGCTCTGGGCCTGGAACGTCGGTGAAGACAAGCTGGCCGACGTCACGGTGCCCGAAGCAGGTCCCGGCGCGGTGCATATCGCCGTTTCCGCCCGCCTGGAGCGGGAACTGGCCGAACTGCAGGACGACGAGGAACGCAACGCCTTCATGCAAGACCTGGGCATGAAACGCTCGGCCCTGGACCTGGTGGTAGGGGGAGTATACAACCTGCTCGGCTTGATCACCTTTCTGACCGCCGGAGAGAAGGAAGTCCGGGCCTGGCCCTTGCGGGCCGGTCAGCCGGCCCAGGAAGCCGCCGGGGTGATCCACTCGGACATCCAACGCGGTTTTATCCGGGCCGAAGTGCTGGGCTGGGAGGACTTCCTGGCCTGCAAGACCTTCAAGACCGCCAAGGAACGCGGCCTGTTGCGCCTGGAGGGCAAGGAATACGTCGTCCGGGATGGGGACATCATCGAATTCCGGTTTAACGTGTAA
- the dxs gene encoding 1-deoxy-D-xylulose-5-phosphate synthase yields the protein MSSHSNATFMPREAAPLQQPVDETSAGPRDVTPQAPIQARKRTESPDGHALFSAINHPKDINELNIAQLEAVAREVRRTIISTVSANGGHLAPSLGVTDLTLALLKVFNPEHDRLVWDVGHQAYAYKILTGRRENFHTLRTMGGISGFPRMAESPFDHFGVGHSSTSISAALGMAIARDLAGEDHTVAAIIGDGSMTAGLAYEGLNQAGDLGVNLTVVLNDNEMSISRNVGALSSFLSRKLSKRWVQRFKQQMETWMRQVPRFGDDLANYARLSESSFKGFFTPGMIFEAFKFNYIGPINGHSMPDMVDIFQQVRELEGPVLVHVLTTKGKGYAPAENNPTYFHGVGCFVPETGEAKKISACLPPYTEIFGRTLVDLAAKNDKIVAITAAMPEGTGLNYFADAYPDRFFDVGICEQHAVTMAAGLASQGYRPVVAVYSTFLQRSYDQVVHDVCLQNLPVTLCLDRAGLVGEDGATHHGTFDISFLRHIPNLLFMAPKDEAELQRMLITALKHPGPAAIRYPRGVGVGAPSQDDPSPLPLALGETLRDGGDAVVVALGSRVHPALEAAEELAKEAGREVAVFNARFIKPLPKTQLLELARTHSRILVVEENVVAGGFGSAVLELFAAQGVLCGQSIRLLGIPDVFVEHGPQRMLRKQLGLDKTGIKDALTELFAAAPLSQKES from the coding sequence ATGTCCAGCCATTCCAACGCCACGTTCATGCCCAGGGAGGCAGCTCCATTGCAACAGCCCGTCGATGAAACCAGCGCAGGCCCGCGCGACGTGACTCCGCAAGCGCCGATCCAGGCCCGCAAACGAACCGAGAGTCCTGACGGGCATGCCCTGTTTTCCGCCATCAATCACCCCAAAGACATTAACGAACTGAACATCGCCCAGTTGGAAGCCGTGGCCCGGGAGGTCCGCCGGACGATCATCTCCACGGTTTCCGCCAACGGCGGGCATCTGGCTCCGTCCCTGGGCGTGACCGACCTGACCCTGGCCCTGCTCAAGGTGTTCAACCCGGAACATGACCGGCTGGTCTGGGATGTGGGCCACCAAGCCTATGCCTACAAAATCTTGACCGGCCGCCGTGAAAATTTTCATACCCTGCGCACCATGGGCGGGATCAGCGGTTTCCCACGCATGGCCGAAAGTCCCTTCGACCATTTCGGCGTTGGGCACTCCAGCACCTCCATCTCCGCGGCCCTGGGCATGGCCATTGCCCGCGACCTGGCCGGCGAGGACCATACCGTGGCCGCCATCATCGGCGACGGTTCCATGACCGCCGGTTTGGCCTATGAGGGCCTGAACCAGGCCGGAGACCTGGGAGTGAACCTGACCGTAGTGCTCAACGACAACGAGATGTCCATCTCCCGCAACGTCGGGGCCTTGTCCTCCTTCCTCAGCCGCAAGCTCTCCAAGCGCTGGGTGCAGCGCTTCAAACAGCAGATGGAAACCTGGATGCGCCAAGTCCCCCGATTCGGAGACGACCTGGCCAACTACGCCCGGCTCAGCGAATCCTCCTTCAAGGGGTTCTTCACGCCGGGAATGATATTTGAAGCCTTCAAATTCAACTACATCGGCCCGATCAACGGGCACAGCATGCCGGACATGGTGGACATTTTCCAACAAGTCCGGGAGCTGGAAGGCCCGGTCCTGGTCCACGTGCTGACCACCAAGGGCAAGGGCTACGCCCCGGCGGAAAACAATCCCACCTATTTTCACGGCGTGGGCTGCTTTGTTCCGGAAACCGGCGAAGCCAAGAAGATTTCCGCCTGCCTGCCGCCCTACACGGAAATCTTTGGGCGGACCCTGGTGGACCTGGCCGCGAAAAACGACAAGATCGTGGCCATCACCGCGGCCATGCCCGAAGGCACTGGGTTGAACTATTTCGCGGACGCCTACCCGGACCGCTTCTTCGATGTGGGCATCTGCGAACAGCACGCCGTGACCATGGCCGCCGGACTGGCCTCCCAGGGATACAGGCCGGTGGTGGCGGTCTATTCCACTTTTCTCCAACGCTCCTACGACCAGGTGGTTCACGACGTCTGCCTCCAGAACCTCCCGGTAACCCTCTGCCTGGACCGGGCCGGACTGGTGGGTGAGGACGGAGCGACTCACCACGGCACGTTTGATATTTCCTTTCTGCGCCACATCCCCAACCTGCTGTTCATGGCCCCCAAGGATGAAGCGGAACTGCAACGCATGCTGATCACAGCCTTGAAACACCCCGGTCCGGCGGCCATTCGCTACCCACGGGGCGTGGGCGTGGGCGCGCCGTCTCAGGACGACCCGTCACCGCTGCCCCTGGCCCTGGGCGAAACCCTGCGAGACGGAGGGGATGCGGTGGTCGTGGCCCTGGGCAGCCGGGTGCATCCCGCCCTGGAAGCCGCCGAGGAATTGGCCAAAGAAGCGGGTCGCGAGGTCGCCGTGTTCAATGCCCGGTTCATCAAGCCGCTGCCCAAAACCCAATTGCTGGAGCTGGCCCGAACACATTCCCGAATACTGGTCGTGGAGGAAAACGTCGTGGCCGGAGGATTCGGATCCGCCGTGCTGGAGCTGTTCGCGGCCCAAGGCGTGCTCTGCGGCCAAAGCATTCGCCTGCTGGGCATCCCGGACGTCTTCGTGGAACACGGTCCGCAGCGAATGCTGCGCAAGCAACTCGGTCTGGACAAAACCGGGATCAAGGATGCGTTGACCGAGCTCTTTGCAGCCGCACCTCTGAGTCAAAAGGAAAGCTGA
- a CDS encoding DUF2905 family protein, which translates to MSKFLILITVFLIVTGLFRPLLRKLRLGRLPGDFLIQRGNFRLYLPVTSSIMIGLGLTVLIWLFRH; encoded by the coding sequence ATGTCCAAATTTCTTATCCTGATCACCGTCTTTCTCATCGTCACCGGCTTGTTCCGGCCGCTGCTCCGAAAACTCCGACTGGGCAGGCTTCCCGGCGATTTTCTGATTCAGCGAGGCAATTTTCGGCTCTACCTGCCCGTGACCAGTTCCATCATGATCGGCCTGGGCCTGACCGTTCTGATTTGGCTGTTTCGTCACTGA
- a CDS encoding RNA methyltransferase, with protein MPPSHDPAVALLRQRLAVVLFRPKFAENVGSTARACLNMGCKRILLVAPRDYVPERAKPLATVHAEPLLDQNQTFADLPSALAPFTQVYGTTARLGGRRATLLSPAQAARQIVDQMLAGHDVALLFGPEDRGLTNAEIDRCTHLISIPTATPSVSLNLAQAVLLILYECLQAARGAPSPTPKPLQADFVDHAEQEALFAALGHLLTTIDFLPKTNPDYGMLRLRRLWHRLGMRRSEYALLMGICRQMQWALGNKKRDE; from the coding sequence GTGCCTCCCTCCCACGATCCCGCGGTTGCCCTGCTTCGGCAGCGGCTGGCCGTGGTCCTGTTTCGCCCCAAGTTCGCCGAAAACGTGGGCTCCACGGCCCGGGCCTGCCTGAACATGGGCTGTAAGCGGATTCTTTTGGTGGCCCCTCGGGACTACGTGCCGGAGCGGGCCAAGCCGCTGGCCACGGTCCACGCTGAGCCGCTCCTGGATCAAAACCAGACATTCGCGGACCTTCCTTCGGCCTTGGCACCGTTCACCCAGGTCTACGGCACCACGGCTCGCCTGGGCGGCCGGCGCGCGACCCTGCTCTCTCCTGCCCAGGCCGCCCGCCAGATCGTCGACCAAATGCTGGCAGGTCATGACGTGGCCCTGCTCTTCGGACCGGAAGACCGCGGCCTGACCAACGCCGAGATCGACCGCTGCACCCACCTGATCTCCATTCCCACGGCCACGCCCAGCGTTTCCTTGAACTTGGCCCAGGCCGTTCTGCTGATCCTTTACGAATGCCTCCAAGCCGCCCGAGGCGCACCGTCGCCGACCCCCAAACCCCTCCAAGCCGACTTCGTGGACCACGCCGAACAGGAAGCATTATTCGCGGCCCTAGGGCATCTGCTGACGACGATCGACTTCCTCCCCAAGACGAACCCGGATTATGGGATGCTCAGGCTGCGCCGACTCTGGCATCGTCTGGGAATGCGACGGAGCGAGTACGCTTTGCTGATGGGAATCTGCCGCCAGATGCAGTGGGCCTTGGGAAACAAAAAGAGAGATGAGTAA
- the zwf gene encoding glucose-6-phosphate dehydrogenase gives MTTQDLRDLFVQPSVQPDSPTTLAMPDLTRGTGRHLPPCIIVVFGASGDLAMRKLFPALYHLHGGGHLPDHFAIIGCSRTEFDDPGFREQVRESLPSPDNGDQDHRDAFLRSVCYQQLQYDNPDDYMALSRRLESVSAFFGTQGNTLFYLAVPPQLYPEITTRLGQCGLAQEKDRTHEWSRVVLEKPFGHDLESAKTLNDVLHRHFDEHQIFRIDHYLAKETVQNVLMFRFANTIFEPLWNRNYIEYVGITAAETLGVEKRAGYYEQAGVLRDMFQNHMMQLLSMVAMEPPARFQDEPVRDDKTKVFRSLRPFELQGKFSDLVLGQYAAGRINGKDVPGYRSEEKVAPDSLTPTYALLRSYIDNWRWQGVPFYICSGKRLAKKLSRIIIQFKDVPHAMFRHVLGERISSNRLILGIQPDEVINLTFQAKIPGMNNVLRTVTMNFDYNQESKTAIKDAYEKVLMDCLLGDQMLFWRQDAVRLCWAYLTPILELCESCGDRAKHLNFYPAGSWGPEAATTLYPDYLKDHA, from the coding sequence ATGACCACGCAAGACCTTCGGGACCTGTTCGTCCAACCCTCCGTCCAGCCGGATTCCCCGACAACCCTCGCCATGCCCGACCTAACCCGCGGCACCGGTCGCCACCTGCCCCCGTGTATTATCGTCGTGTTCGGCGCATCCGGCGACCTGGCCATGCGCAAACTTTTTCCCGCCTTGTACCACCTCCACGGCGGAGGCCATCTTCCGGATCATTTCGCCATTATTGGGTGCAGCCGGACCGAGTTCGACGATCCAGGATTTCGAGAGCAGGTCCGAGAATCCTTGCCGTCTCCGGACAACGGCGACCAGGACCACCGCGACGCCTTTTTGCGATCCGTCTGCTATCAGCAACTGCAATACGACAATCCGGACGACTACATGGCCCTGAGTCGCCGTCTCGAATCAGTTAGTGCGTTCTTCGGCACCCAGGGCAATACGCTTTTCTACCTGGCCGTTCCTCCACAGCTCTACCCGGAGATAACCACCCGGCTCGGCCAGTGCGGCTTGGCCCAGGAAAAGGACAGGACCCATGAATGGTCCAGGGTCGTCCTGGAAAAACCCTTTGGTCACGACCTGGAATCGGCAAAAACGCTCAACGACGTGCTGCACCGACACTTCGACGAACACCAGATCTTTCGCATCGATCATTACCTGGCCAAGGAAACCGTGCAAAACGTGCTGATGTTCCGCTTTGCCAACACCATCTTCGAGCCGCTCTGGAACCGCAATTACATCGAATACGTTGGCATCACCGCGGCGGAAACCCTGGGCGTGGAGAAACGGGCCGGATACTACGAGCAGGCCGGGGTGCTCCGGGACATGTTTCAGAACCACATGATGCAACTACTTTCCATGGTGGCCATGGAACCGCCGGCCCGGTTCCAGGACGAGCCGGTGCGCGACGACAAGACCAAGGTCTTTCGCTCGCTGCGGCCTTTTGAACTCCAGGGCAAGTTCAGCGATCTGGTTCTGGGGCAGTACGCGGCGGGCCGAATCAACGGCAAGGACGTACCCGGTTACCGAAGCGAAGAGAAGGTCGCCCCGGACTCCCTCACCCCCACATACGCCTTGCTGCGCTCCTACATCGACAACTGGCGCTGGCAGGGCGTGCCGTTCTACATCTGCTCCGGCAAGCGCCTGGCCAAAAAATTGAGCCGGATCATCATCCAGTTCAAGGACGTTCCCCACGCCATGTTCCGGCACGTTCTCGGCGAACGGATCTCCTCCAACCGCCTGATCCTGGGCATCCAGCCGGACGAGGTGATCAACCTCACCTTCCAGGCCAAAATTCCAGGAATGAACAACGTCTTGCGCACCGTGACCATGAACTTCGATTACAACCAGGAAAGCAAGACGGCCATCAAGGACGCCTATGAAAAAGTGCTCATGGACTGCCTTTTGGGCGACCAGATGCTGTTCTGGCGTCAGGACGCGGTCCGGCTCTGCTGGGCCTACCTCACCCCGATCCTGGAACTGTGCGAATCCTGCGGAGATCGGGCCAAGCACCTCAACTTCTATCCCGCCGGAAGCTGGGGGCCGGAAGCCGCCACCACGCTGTACCCTGATTATCTCAAAGACCATGCATGA
- a CDS encoding methyl-accepting chemotaxis protein, whose translation MLHAVRSVEGFRLAGIGSALAVPVIAVGLHLAQASTWTILSVVIAGCMVLALLMWGFLSGLAAVLQSNRTCAEAIVAGDYHRLFEQAPDSGLLGQSQEGLRDTLTHLKHELSLSKGVMRSMVTPFVVTDTNEVFIYGNQGLIRMLEHEGKPEDYYGQDVSMFFYGEKRQTVLGIAMKENRTISKEVEFIGRKGGKRNIHIDAAPLFDIEGQLMGALCIYTDLSDIRASEAKLCEQNEIISSAAGKATGVSKSLAAAAAELAAQVEEARGGAEEQRSRTAETATAMEEMNATVLEVARNASSAAEASDQARVKAMEGAKIVDESVAAITKVQSQSSEVRSSLGQLGQQAEQIGRIMNVIEDIADQTNLLALNAAIEAARAGDAGRGFAVVADEVRKLAEKTMNATKEVGDAISAIQLGTRDSITSMDQAVGAIEHATSKANLSGRSLQEILGLAEQAADQVRSIATAAEQQSATSEEINRGVDEINRIASETSEVMNQSAQSVSQMAGMAVELNTIIADMRAQAPEECTPT comes from the coding sequence ATGCTGCATGCCGTTCGATCCGTGGAAGGATTTCGTCTGGCCGGGATCGGGAGTGCTTTGGCCGTTCCCGTTATTGCCGTGGGCCTGCATCTGGCCCAAGCTTCAACCTGGACGATCCTGAGCGTGGTGATCGCGGGATGCATGGTGCTCGCGCTACTGATGTGGGGATTTCTTTCCGGGTTGGCCGCCGTGCTGCAAAGCAACCGGACCTGCGCCGAGGCCATCGTCGCGGGGGATTATCATCGACTGTTCGAGCAGGCTCCGGACTCTGGTCTGCTTGGGCAAAGCCAGGAAGGCCTGCGGGACACGCTGACCCACCTGAAGCACGAACTGAGCCTGTCCAAAGGCGTGATGCGCAGCATGGTCACGCCCTTCGTGGTCACGGATACCAACGAGGTCTTTATTTACGGCAACCAGGGACTGATCAGGATGCTGGAGCACGAAGGCAAGCCCGAGGATTACTACGGGCAGGACGTGTCCATGTTTTTTTACGGGGAGAAGCGGCAGACCGTGTTGGGCATAGCCATGAAGGAGAACCGCACGATCAGCAAGGAAGTGGAGTTTATCGGACGCAAAGGCGGTAAGCGGAACATCCATATCGACGCCGCGCCGCTGTTTGATATCGAAGGTCAGCTGATGGGCGCTCTCTGCATTTATACTGACTTGTCCGACATCCGAGCCTCCGAAGCCAAACTCTGCGAACAGAACGAGATCATTTCCTCCGCGGCCGGCAAGGCCACCGGGGTGTCCAAGTCTTTGGCCGCGGCGGCCGCGGAGCTGGCCGCTCAAGTGGAGGAGGCCCGCGGAGGCGCGGAGGAGCAACGCTCCCGGACCGCGGAAACAGCCACGGCCATGGAGGAAATGAACGCCACGGTCCTGGAGGTGGCCAGAAATGCCTCCAGCGCCGCCGAGGCGTCGGATCAGGCCAGGGTTAAGGCCATGGAGGGGGCGAAGATTGTAGACGAGTCCGTGGCGGCCATTACCAAGGTGCAGTCCCAGTCCTCGGAAGTGCGGTCCAGTTTGGGCCAACTCGGCCAGCAGGCCGAACAGATCGGGCGGATCATGAACGTGATCGAGGATATTGCGGACCAGACCAATTTGTTGGCCTTGAACGCGGCCATCGAGGCGGCCCGGGCTGGGGACGCGGGACGCGGGTTCGCCGTGGTGGCCGACGAGGTGCGCAAGCTGGCCGAGAAGACCATGAACGCCACCAAGGAAGTGGGCGACGCCATTTCCGCCATTCAGCTGGGTACACGGGACAGCATCACGAGCATGGATCAGGCCGTGGGAGCCATCGAGCATGCCACCTCCAAGGCCAACCTCTCCGGGCGGTCTCTCCAGGAGATCCTGGGCTTGGCCGAACAGGCCGCGGACCAGGTCCGGTCCATTGCCACGGCGGCGGAACAGCAGTCCGCCACCAGCGAGGAGATAAATCGCGGGGTGGACGAGATTAACAGGATCGCCTCGGAAACCAGTGAGGTGATGAACCAATCCGCCCAGAGCGTTTCCCAGATGGCGGGCATGGCCGTGGAACTGAATACGATCATCGCCGATATGCGCGCCCAGGCTCCGGAAGAATGTACTCCGACGTAG